A region of Jannaschia sp. W003 DNA encodes the following proteins:
- a CDS encoding ABC-F family ATP-binding cassette domain-containing protein, with amino-acid sequence MARAPLLQLSDIALTFGGAPVFADLDLVVQPGDRVALVGRNGSGKSTLMKVMAGLVEPDRGRRVTAQGVRVGYMEQEPTMEGFATLGDYAIETLGPAEAWRVEAAAEGLKLRLDADPARASGGERRRAALARLLAEAPELMLLDEPTNHLDIEAIGWLEEELRAARAAFVLISHDRAFLRALTRATLWIDRGAVRRQEKGFDAFETWRDKVWEEEDAAAHKLNRKIAAAAKWAVEGISARRTRNQGRVRELAKLRETRDNSIRRQGAAAMELEAAPGAGKRVIEARNIAKAYAGEPIVEGFDLRVMRGDRVAFVGPNGAGKTTLVKLLTGEVEPDEGSVKHGTNLEVAVFDQARARLDPEATLWDSLTLDPQLGVSGASDQVMVRGSPQHVAGYLKDFLFDERRLKAPVKSLSGGEKARLLLARIMALPSNLLVLDEPTNDLDVETLDLLQEVLDGFDGTVLLVSHDRDFIDRIAHRTVAPVGGGRWGVFAGGWTDLQAQRSIAPPEPEKSKPKQTVAERTSPAPKAAALSFTESHRLEELPGVITRLEAEIAKLNDLLADADLYAREPAKFAKATEMLGERQAALEAAEGEWLALAERAEAG; translated from the coding sequence ATGGCCCGTGCCCCTCTCCTGCAGCTTTCCGACATCGCCCTGACCTTCGGCGGCGCCCCCGTGTTCGCGGACCTCGACCTCGTGGTGCAACCCGGCGACCGGGTCGCGCTGGTGGGGCGCAACGGCTCGGGAAAATCCACGCTGATGAAGGTGATGGCCGGGCTGGTGGAGCCCGACCGCGGCCGCCGCGTCACCGCGCAGGGCGTGCGCGTGGGCTACATGGAGCAGGAGCCGACGATGGAGGGCTTCGCCACCTTGGGCGACTACGCCATCGAGACCCTCGGCCCGGCCGAGGCCTGGCGCGTGGAGGCCGCCGCCGAGGGGCTGAAGCTGCGCCTCGACGCCGACCCCGCCCGCGCCTCGGGCGGCGAGCGCCGCCGCGCCGCTCTGGCCCGCCTGCTGGCGGAGGCGCCCGAGCTGATGCTGCTCGACGAGCCCACCAACCACCTCGACATCGAGGCCATCGGCTGGCTCGAGGAGGAGCTGCGCGCCGCCCGCGCCGCCTTCGTGCTCATCTCTCACGACCGCGCCTTCCTGCGCGCGCTCACGCGGGCCACGCTCTGGATCGACCGGGGCGCGGTGCGGCGTCAGGAGAAGGGGTTCGACGCCTTCGAGACCTGGCGCGACAAGGTGTGGGAGGAGGAGGACGCCGCCGCCCACAAGCTGAACCGCAAGATCGCCGCCGCGGCCAAGTGGGCGGTGGAGGGCATCTCGGCCCGCCGCACGCGCAACCAGGGCCGGGTGCGCGAGCTGGCCAAGCTGCGGGAGACGCGGGACAATTCGATCCGCCGGCAGGGCGCGGCGGCGATGGAACTGGAGGCAGCGCCCGGTGCAGGCAAGCGCGTGATCGAGGCGCGGAACATCGCGAAGGCGTATGCCGGCGAGCCCATCGTCGAGGGCTTCGACCTGCGCGTGATGCGCGGCGACCGAGTGGCGTTCGTGGGGCCGAACGGCGCGGGAAAGACCACGCTCGTCAAGCTGTTGACGGGCGAAGTTGAACCGGACGAGGGGTCCGTGAAGCACGGTACTAACCTCGAGGTCGCCGTGTTCGACCAGGCCCGCGCCCGGCTCGACCCCGAGGCGACGCTGTGGGACTCGCTCACGCTCGACCCACAGCTCGGCGTCTCGGGCGCCTCTGACCAGGTCATGGTGCGCGGCAGCCCGCAGCATGTGGCGGGCTACCTGAAGGACTTCCTGTTCGATGAGCGTCGCCTCAAGGCGCCGGTCAAGTCGTTGAGCGGCGGAGAAAAAGCTCGGCTCCTGCTGGCCCGGATCATGGCCCTGCCGAGCAACCTGCTGGTCCTCGACGAGCCGACCAACGACCTCGACGTGGAGACGCTGGACCTTCTGCAGGAGGTGCTCGACGGGTTCGACGGGACGGTGCTGCTGGTCAGCCACGACCGCGACTTCATCGACCGCATCGCCCACCGCACCGTGGCGCCGGTGGGCGGGGGGCGCTGGGGGGTGTTTGCGGGGGGGTGGACGGACCTGCAGGCGCAGCGATCGATCGCTCCGCCGGAACCGGAGAAATCGAAGCCGAAACAGACCGTTGCGGAGCGAACTTCACCTGCTCCGAAGGCCGCCGCGCTCTCCTTCACGGAGTCTCACCGACTGGAGGAGCTTCCGGGTGTGATCACGCGGTTGGAGGCGGAGATTGCCAAGCTGAACGACCTCCTCGCGGACGCCGATCTCTACGCGCGGGAGCCGGCGAAGTTCGCGAAGGCGACCGAGATGCTGGGCGAGCGGCAGGCGGCGCTGGAGGCGGCCGAGGGTGAGTGGCTGGCGCTTGCGGAGCGGGCCGAGGCGGGCTGA
- a CDS encoding GNAT family N-acetyltransferase — protein MDLSFGQWRVRLRPDGPALASAHALRAAMFRGGRPDRDRFDAGAEHLTIHAGDRLAACARLMPQDRAGMLLGYAAERYDLRPLVPAHARAVELGRVCLALPDPELPRVLLAALGRVVAARRATLLYGCASFGPSERAALGRMRPHVARTGPGRASPDAVPLPLSGTGTLPPLLRLYLAFGATVSDHAVQDPDLGTVHVLAMLDRAAIPPARLRSLRALAPEGVPG, from the coding sequence ATGGACTTGAGCTTCGGCCAGTGGCGCGTGCGCCTGCGTCCCGACGGGCCGGCGCTGGCCTCCGCGCACGCCCTGCGCGCCGCCATGTTCCGAGGCGGGCGGCCCGACCGCGATCGCTTCGACGCGGGGGCCGAGCACCTGACGATCCACGCCGGCGACCGCCTCGCCGCCTGCGCGCGCCTGATGCCGCAGGACCGCGCGGGCATGCTGCTCGGCTATGCGGCCGAACGCTACGACCTGCGTCCCCTCGTGCCCGCTCACGCGCGCGCGGTGGAGCTGGGACGCGTGTGCCTCGCCTTGCCGGACCCAGAGCTGCCCCGCGTCCTCTTGGCTGCCTTAGGTCGCGTCGTGGCCGCGCGGCGCGCGACGCTCCTCTACGGTTGCGCTTCGTTCGGACCGTCGGAGCGCGCCGCGCTCGGGCGCATGCGCCCCCACGTGGCCCGCACCGGACCGGGCCGGGCGTCGCCCGACGCGGTGCCACTGCCCCTCTCCGGCACCGGCACGCTACCCCCGCTCCTGCGCCTCTACCTCGCCTTCGGGGCCACCGTCTCGGACCATGCGGTCCAAGATCCCGACCTCGGCACGGTCCACGTCCTTGCCATGCTCGACCGCGCCGCCATCCCGCCCGCCCGCCTGCGCTCCTTGCGCGCGCTTGCCCCGGAGGGCGTCCCCGGCTAG
- the msrB gene encoding peptide-methionine (R)-S-oxide reductase MsrB: MDKVVKSDEEWREQLGAEAYKVLRKHGTERAGTHEDFPKGPGTYVCKGCGAPLFAQAHKFDSGTGWPSFYQPVDGTDGERVDESEDNSWFMKRTEVHCARCEGHLGHVFPDGPKPTGLRYCINGVALEFEPEG; the protein is encoded by the coding sequence ATGGACAAGGTCGTCAAGTCGGACGAGGAATGGCGCGAGCAGCTCGGGGCGGAAGCCTACAAGGTGCTGCGAAAGCATGGCACCGAGCGCGCGGGCACCCACGAGGATTTCCCGAAGGGCCCGGGCACCTACGTCTGCAAGGGTTGCGGCGCCCCGCTCTTCGCGCAGGCGCACAAGTTCGACAGCGGCACGGGCTGGCCCTCGTTCTACCAGCCCGTCGACGGCACGGACGGCGAGCGGGTGGACGAGAGCGAGGACAACTCGTGGTTCATGAAGCGCACCGAGGTGCACTGCGCGCGCTGCGAAGGCCATCTGGGCCACGTGTTCCCGGACGGGCCGAAGCCCACGGGCCTGCGCTACTGCATCAATGGGGTGGCGCTGGAGTTCGAGCCCGAGGGCTGA
- the dddP gene encoding dimethylsulfonioproprionate lyase DddP → MKDHHADRRKIDPSRGPRLGDGSPNLNDRMEIGPTPLAFREWEAAGLALPDLNAMRRFRLDRLVAHVVARDYGGVLMFDPLNIRYATDSTNMQLWNAHNPFRAVLVCADGYMVIWDYRQAMFLSSFNPLVREARSGADLFYFDRGDRLPEAAARFAGEVVDLLREHGGGNLALGCDKPMLHGLRALEAAGCTVLPGEELTEKARSVKGPDEIRAMRCAIHACETACAAMEAFARDAIPRGGVTENDVWAVLHAENVRRGGEWIETRLLTSGPRTNPWFQECGPREIAENEILAFDTDLVGPYGMCCDISRTWWIGNHAPPRADMIDAMRHAHEHILHNMELIRPNITVPELTAGAHRLRPEFQALKYGCLMHGVGLCDEWPLVAYPDSAVEGAFDYALEPGMTLCVEALVGEEGGDFSIKLEDQVLVTEDGYENLTRYPFDPRLMG, encoded by the coding sequence ATGAAGGACCACCACGCGGACCGCCGCAAGATCGACCCCTCGCGCGGGCCGCGCCTCGGGGACGGCTCGCCGAACCTGAACGACCGGATGGAGATCGGCCCGACGCCGCTGGCCTTTCGCGAATGGGAGGCGGCGGGCCTCGCGCTGCCCGACCTGAATGCGATGCGCCGCTTCCGGCTCGACCGCCTCGTCGCCCACGTGGTCGCGCGCGACTACGGCGGGGTGCTGATGTTCGACCCCCTGAACATCCGCTACGCGACCGACTCCACCAACATGCAGCTCTGGAACGCCCACAACCCGTTCCGCGCCGTGCTCGTCTGCGCCGACGGCTACATGGTGATCTGGGACTACCGGCAGGCGATGTTCCTGTCGTCGTTCAACCCCCTCGTGCGCGAGGCGCGTTCGGGCGCGGACCTGTTCTACTTCGACCGCGGCGACCGGCTGCCCGAGGCCGCCGCCCGCTTCGCCGGCGAGGTCGTGGACCTGCTGCGCGAGCACGGCGGCGGCAACCTCGCGCTCGGCTGCGACAAGCCCATGCTTCACGGCCTGCGCGCGCTCGAGGCGGCGGGCTGCACCGTGCTGCCGGGCGAGGAGCTGACCGAGAAGGCCCGCAGCGTGAAGGGCCCCGACGAGATCCGCGCCATGCGTTGCGCCATCCACGCCTGCGAGACGGCCTGCGCGGCGATGGAAGCCTTCGCCCGCGACGCCATCCCCCGCGGCGGCGTGACCGAGAACGACGTCTGGGCGGTGCTCCACGCCGAGAACGTGCGCCGGGGCGGCGAGTGGATCGAAACGCGGCTGCTCACGTCCGGCCCACGCACCAACCCCTGGTTCCAGGAATGCGGCCCGCGCGAGATCGCCGAGAACGAGATCCTCGCCTTCGACACCGACCTCGTCGGCCCCTACGGCATGTGCTGCGACATCTCGCGCACGTGGTGGATCGGGAACCACGCGCCGCCCCGTGCGGACATGATCGACGCCATGCGCCACGCCCACGAACACATTCTACACAACATGGAGCTGATCCGCCCCAACATCACCGTCCCCGAGCTTACCGCCGGCGCCCACCGGCTGCGCCCCGAGTTCCAGGCGCTGAAGTACGGCTGCCTCATGCACGGCGTCGGTCTGTGCGACGAGTGGCCCCTCGTGGCCTACCCGGACTCCGCCGTGGAAGGTGCCTTCGACTACGCGCTCGAGCCGGGCATGACGCTCTGCGTCGAGGCGCTGGTGGGGGAAGAGGGCGGCGATTTCTCGATCAAGCTGGAGGATCAGGTGCTCGTGACCGAGGACGGGTACGAGAACCTCACGCGCTACCCGTTCGATCCGCGGCTGATGGGGTGA
- a CDS encoding DUF3445 domain-containing protein: MILQTRLPFTPWSDPALARMPGMLPVEGPWVVVDEAYAAQMAERARLVAERPAAVMAGLPGSEAAQAEALEAVLAALPEGFVRERDRVHCPDGRTVAVGAPLPTFAALVQEDMLVLERDAAEWVLRAGLLCFPASWTLAEKIGRPMGRIHAPVPSYDAALAAKVARLFDRAPPGRPMWRANALGYRDAALHQPRTEAAPKREGSVPFLRCERQTVLKLPRTGAILFAVHTWVVRPEALTPAQREGCPVRFAA, translated from the coding sequence GTGATCCTGCAGACCCGCCTGCCCTTCACCCCGTGGAGCGACCCGGCCCTCGCCCGGATGCCGGGGATGCTGCCCGTGGAGGGGCCGTGGGTGGTGGTGGACGAAGCCTACGCCGCGCAAATGGCGGAGCGCGCGCGGCTGGTGGCGGAGCGGCCCGCGGCGGTGATGGCCGGTCTGCCCGGCTCCGAGGCGGCGCAGGCCGAGGCGCTGGAGGCGGTGCTCGCGGCGCTGCCGGAGGGGTTCGTGCGCGAGAGGGACCGGGTGCATTGCCCGGACGGGCGGACCGTGGCCGTGGGCGCGCCGCTGCCCACGTTCGCGGCGCTGGTGCAGGAGGACATGCTCGTGCTGGAGCGGGACGCGGCCGAATGGGTGCTGCGCGCCGGCCTCCTGTGCTTTCCCGCGTCGTGGACGCTGGCCGAGAAGATCGGCCGCCCGATGGGGCGCATCCACGCCCCCGTGCCGTCGTACGACGCGGCGCTGGCCGCGAAGGTCGCGCGCCTGTTCGACCGCGCGCCGCCTGGGCGGCCCATGTGGCGGGCCAACGCGCTGGGATATCGCGACGCGGCGCTGCATCAGCCGCGCACCGAGGCCGCGCCGAAGCGGGAAGGCAGCGTGCCGTTCCTGCGCTGCGAGCGGCAGACCGTGCTGAAGCTGCCCCGAACGGGCGCGATCCTGTTCGCGGTCCACACCTGGGTCGTGCGGCCCGAGGCGCTGACGCCCGCGCAGCGCGAGGGGTGCCCGGTGCGCTTCGCGGCCTAG
- a CDS encoding 2'-deoxycytidine 5'-triphosphate deaminase — MTDHPTGVLASQQIEALVASGAIAMPEADAGQVQPASLDLRLGDVAYRVRASFLPGEGRRLVDRLPEFEMHRFALEGGAVLEKGCVYLVPLREGLALPGTLSAVANAKSSTGRLDLLTRTVTDGGTEFDRVPAGYHGPLYAEICPRSFSVLVRPGMRLNQIRFRAGRAALDDVELRALHAETPLVDGTPVIDGGLGFSVDLEAPDGLVGWRAKPHAGVVDLDRIGHYPPADFWEPVRAQGGTVVLDPGAFYILVSREAVAIPPTHAAEMAPYLAMVGEFRVHYAGFFDPGFGYGAPARGVLEVRCHEAPFALEHGQVVGRLVYERMSAVPRALYGEGIASNYQGQGLKLSKHFAAP; from the coding sequence GTGACCGATCACCCGACCGGCGTTCTCGCCTCCCAGCAGATCGAGGCCCTCGTCGCCTCCGGTGCCATCGCGATGCCCGAGGCCGACGCGGGACAGGTCCAGCCCGCCTCGCTGGACCTGCGCCTCGGCGACGTGGCCTACCGGGTGCGCGCCTCGTTCCTGCCCGGCGAGGGGCGGCGGCTCGTGGATCGCCTGCCGGAGTTCGAGATGCACCGCTTCGCGCTCGAAGGCGGCGCGGTGCTGGAGAAGGGCTGCGTCTACCTCGTGCCCCTGCGCGAGGGGCTGGCGCTGCCCGGCACCCTATCGGCCGTGGCCAACGCCAAGTCGTCCACTGGCCGGCTCGACCTCCTGACGCGGACGGTGACCGACGGCGGCACCGAGTTCGACCGCGTGCCCGCCGGCTATCACGGCCCGCTCTACGCCGAGATCTGCCCCCGGAGCTTCTCGGTGCTCGTGCGCCCCGGCATGCGCCTCAACCAGATCCGCTTCCGCGCCGGCCGCGCGGCGCTCGACGACGTGGAGCTGCGCGCGCTCCACGCCGAGACCCCTTTGGTGGACGGCACGCCGGTGATCGACGGCGGGCTGGGCTTCTCGGTCGACCTCGAGGCCCCCGATGGGCTCGTGGGGTGGCGCGCCAAGCCCCATGCGGGGGTCGTCGACCTCGACCGGATCGGGCACTACCCGCCCGCCGACTTTTGGGAGCCGGTGCGCGCCCAGGGGGGCACGGTGGTACTGGACCCGGGCGCCTTCTACATCCTCGTCAGCCGCGAGGCCGTCGCGATCCCGCCGACGCACGCCGCCGAGATGGCGCCCTACCTCGCCATGGTGGGCGAGTTCCGCGTCCACTACGCCGGCTTCTTCGACCCCGGCTTCGGGTACGGGGCCCCCGCGCGGGGCGTCCTGGAGGTGCGATGCCACGAGGCGCCCTTCGCGCTGGAGCACGGGCAGGTCGTGGGGCGGCTCGTCTACGAGCGCATGAGCGCCGTGCCCCGCGCGCTCTACGGCGAGGGGATCGCCTCGAACTACCAGGGGCAGGGGCTGAAGCTGTCGAAGCACTTCGCCGCGCCCTAG
- a CDS encoding MerR family transcriptional regulator, which produces MSRAPEKSDGAFRTIREVADWLGVPTHVLRFWESKFEHVSPVKGAGGRRYYRPEDMRLLGGIKVLLHDQGQTIRGVAQKIVDEGVEPVMALAPSLDGPEAAQRTRRVIREGDRDVARDGGRVVPFGRPPAAPVDEAQPDVPADLDAAPGPAPGEVPEPAPAPVPPEMPDAPPQPDALPEEPDVAERAPADVSVAPQPEDVSSPEDGIAPPQPVDPAETDGEGGPPQPQDPSEIEGDAGPPQPVDLPDEALEPAPAPEPFEADPPAPPPVDAVAEPAPRPIREVAPTAAALMLVRGAAGCRDPRRLRRIARRLRGLAEEIAEDIDA; this is translated from the coding sequence TTGAGCCGCGCTCCCGAGAAGTCCGACGGCGCGTTCCGCACCATCCGCGAGGTCGCGGACTGGCTCGGCGTGCCCACCCACGTGCTGCGGTTCTGGGAATCGAAGTTCGAGCACGTCTCGCCCGTGAAGGGCGCGGGCGGGCGCCGCTACTACCGTCCCGAGGACATGCGCCTGCTCGGCGGGATCAAGGTGCTGCTGCACGACCAGGGCCAGACCATTCGCGGCGTCGCGCAGAAGATCGTGGACGAGGGGGTGGAGCCGGTTATGGCCCTCGCGCCCTCGCTCGACGGACCCGAGGCCGCGCAACGCACCCGCCGCGTGATCCGCGAGGGCGACCGCGACGTGGCTCGGGACGGGGGCCGCGTGGTGCCGTTCGGACGCCCGCCCGCCGCGCCCGTGGACGAGGCGCAGCCCGACGTGCCCGCCGATCTCGACGCGGCGCCCGGCCCGGCGCCGGGCGAGGTGCCCGAGCCCGCGCCCGCGCCCGTGCCGCCCGAGATGCCCGACGCCCCGCCGCAGCCCGACGCGCTGCCCGAGGAACCGGACGTCGCGGAGCGCGCGCCCGCCGACGTGTCCGTCGCGCCGCAGCCCGAGGACGTCTCCTCGCCGGAGGACGGTATCGCGCCACCCCAGCCCGTCGATCCCGCGGAGACCGACGGCGAGGGTGGGCCGCCGCAACCCCAGGACCCTTCCGAGATCGAGGGCGACGCCGGCCCGCCCCAGCCCGTGGACCTGCCGGACGAGGCGCTCGAACCCGCGCCGGCGCCCGAGCCGTTCGAGGCCGACCCTCCCGCGCCGCCCCCCGTAGACGCGGTCGCAGAACCTGCTCCGCGCCCCATCCGCGAGGTCGCGCCGACGGCCGCCGCGCTGATGCTCGTGCGCGGGGCCGCGGGCTGTCGCGATCCCCGCCGCCTTCGCCGCATCGCGCGCCGCTTGCGCGGGCTGGCCGAGGAAATCGCGGAGGACATCGACGCCTGA
- the ihfA gene encoding integration host factor subunit alpha: MAGKTLTRMDLTEAVFREVGLSRNESASLVASVLDHVSDALVEGEQVKISSFGTFSTRDKSARVGRNPKTGEEAPIPPRRVLTFRPSHLMKDRVAAGNAEDKSQA; the protein is encoded by the coding sequence ATGGCCGGCAAGACACTCACGCGGATGGACCTGACCGAAGCCGTGTTCCGGGAGGTCGGTCTCTCGCGCAACGAGAGCGCCTCGCTGGTCGCATCGGTTCTGGATCACGTCTCCGATGCCCTCGTGGAGGGCGAGCAGGTCAAGATCAGCTCCTTCGGGACCTTCTCGACCCGCGACAAGTCGGCCCGCGTCGGCCGCAACCCCAAGACCGGCGAGGAGGCGCCCATCCCGCCCCGCCGCGTGCTGACCTTCCGCCCCAGCCACCTGATGAAGGATCGCGTGGCGGCCGGGAACGCGGAAGACAAGAGCCAGGCTTGA
- a CDS encoding beta-ketoacyl-ACP synthase III encodes MVIRARVAGVGHYLPERVVPNDWFATFLPTSDEWIRSRTGIERRHFAAEGEHTSDLAAAAARATLEDAGMDVDAVDAIVVATSTPDLTFPATATIVQQKLGMTRGFAFDVQAVCAGFIYALANASALIASGQAERVLVIGAETFSRILNWEDRTTCVLFGDGAGAVVMEAYEGEGTSADRGILATDLHSDGRYREILQVSGGVSASRTTGHLMMAGKEVFRHAVEKLSASTLAVLDKAGVGIDEVDRVVPHQANIRIIRRTAEKLNLPMDRVVVTVHDHGNTSAASIPLAMSVAAARGELRRGEMVVTEAIGGGLAWGAVALRW; translated from the coding sequence ATCGTGATCCGCGCCCGCGTCGCCGGGGTCGGGCACTACCTGCCCGAGCGGGTCGTCCCGAACGACTGGTTCGCGACCTTCCTGCCCACCTCCGACGAGTGGATCCGCTCGCGCACCGGCATCGAGCGCCGCCACTTCGCCGCTGAGGGCGAGCACACCTCGGACCTCGCCGCCGCCGCGGCCCGCGCCACGCTGGAGGACGCGGGGATGGACGTGGACGCCGTCGACGCGATCGTGGTGGCGACCTCCACCCCCGACCTCACCTTCCCGGCCACCGCCACCATCGTGCAGCAAAAGCTCGGCATGACCCGCGGCTTCGCCTTCGACGTGCAGGCGGTCTGCGCGGGCTTCATCTACGCGCTCGCGAACGCCTCCGCCCTGATCGCCTCGGGGCAGGCGGAGCGGGTGCTGGTGATCGGCGCGGAGACCTTCAGCCGCATCCTCAACTGGGAGGACCGCACCACCTGCGTGCTGTTCGGCGACGGCGCCGGCGCGGTGGTGATGGAGGCGTACGAGGGGGAGGGCACCAGCGCCGACCGCGGCATCCTCGCCACCGACCTGCACAGCGACGGGCGCTACCGCGAGATCCTGCAGGTCTCGGGCGGCGTGTCCGCCTCGCGCACCACCGGCCACCTGATGATGGCCGGCAAGGAGGTGTTCCGCCACGCCGTCGAGAAGCTGTCGGCCTCGACCCTCGCGGTGCTGGACAAGGCCGGCGTCGGCATCGACGAGGTCGACCGCGTGGTGCCGCACCAGGCGAACATCCGCATCATCCGGCGCACCGCCGAGAAGCTGAACCTGCCGATGGACCGCGTGGTGGTCACCGTGCATGACCACGGCAACACCTCGGCCGCCTCGATCCCCCTGGCCATGTCGGTGGCCGCGGCCCGCGGCGAGCTGCGCCGGGGCGAGATGGTCGTGACCGAGGCGATCGGCGGCGGCCTCGCCTGGGGCGCGGTGGCGCTGCGCTGGTAG
- the plsX gene encoding phosphate acyltransferase PlsX has protein sequence MTADGAPSVSGEGRRGVLSVDAMGGDLGPEAVVAGLAKAVRANPAMRVLLHGPEDELRRLVARRRGLSDHVTFRDAQGVVSMTDKPGQVLRNGKDTSMWSAVEAVRAGEAEVCVSCGNTGALMAISTIRLRKLPGVARPAIACLWPSRNPAGFNVVLDVGADIRADAEDLLRYALMGMSYARNGLGLERPRVGLLNVGTEEHKGRPELREAHDRIEALAEANDFAFVGFVEGGDIPSDGVDVIVTDGFTGNVALKTGEGTARFVRDMVGEAFRAGPLSKLGALLSMRGLNAMRARIDPRRVNGGVFLGLNGTVVKSHGSSDETGVAAAVGLAWDLSCSEFSDRLRARVTQATGTMAEAES, from the coding sequence ATGACCGCTGACGGCGCCCCTTCCGTCTCCGGCGAAGGCCGCCGCGGCGTGCTGTCGGTCGACGCCATGGGCGGCGACCTCGGCCCCGAGGCGGTGGTGGCCGGACTGGCGAAGGCCGTGCGCGCGAATCCCGCGATGCGCGTCCTCCTCCACGGCCCCGAGGACGAACTGCGCCGCCTCGTGGCGCGCCGCCGGGGCCTGTCCGATCACGTGACCTTCCGCGACGCGCAGGGCGTCGTCTCCATGACGGACAAGCCTGGGCAGGTGCTGCGCAACGGCAAGGACACCTCGATGTGGTCCGCCGTGGAGGCCGTGCGCGCCGGCGAGGCCGAGGTCTGCGTGTCCTGCGGCAACACCGGCGCCCTCATGGCCATCAGCACGATCCGCCTGCGCAAGCTGCCCGGCGTGGCGCGCCCCGCGATCGCCTGCCTCTGGCCGTCGCGGAACCCCGCGGGCTTCAACGTGGTGCTCGACGTGGGCGCCGACATCCGCGCCGACGCCGAGGACCTCCTGCGCTACGCCCTCATGGGCATGAGCTACGCCCGCAACGGCCTCGGCCTCGAGCGCCCGCGCGTCGGGCTGCTCAACGTCGGCACCGAGGAGCACAAAGGCCGCCCCGAGCTGCGCGAGGCCCACGACCGCATCGAGGCCCTGGCCGAGGCCAACGACTTCGCCTTCGTCGGCTTCGTGGAGGGCGGCGACATCCCCTCGGATGGCGTGGACGTGATCGTGACCGACGGCTTCACCGGCAACGTCGCCCTCAAGACCGGCGAGGGCACGGCGCGCTTCGTGCGCGACATGGTGGGCGAGGCGTTCCGCGCGGGCCCGCTCTCGAAGCTGGGCGCGCTCCTGTCGATGCGCGGGCTGAACGCCATGCGCGCCCGGATCGACCCGCGCCGCGTGAACGGCGGCGTATTCCTTGGGCTGAACGGCACGGTGGTCAAATCCCACGGCTCCTCGGACGAGACCGGCGTGGCCGCGGCCGTGGGCCTTGCCTGGGACCTGAGTTGCTCGGAGTTCTCGGACCGCCTGCGCGCCCGCGTGACGCAGGCGACCGGCACCATGGCCGAGGCCGAATCGTGA
- the rpmF gene encoding 50S ribosomal protein L32: MAVPQNKVTRSRRNMRRAHDHLVPGNPAECPNCGELKRPHHVCGACGHYADREVVAADTVELDDDAA; this comes from the coding sequence ATGGCCGTCCCGCAGAACAAGGTCACCCGCTCGCGCCGCAACATGCGCCGCGCCCACGATCACCTGGTGCCCGGCAACCCCGCCGAGTGCCCGAACTGCGGCGAGCTCAAGCGCCCGCACCATGTGTGCGGCGCCTGTGGCCACTACGCGGATCGCGAGGTCGTCGCCGCCGACACGGTCGAGCTGGACGACGACGCGGCCTGA
- a CDS encoding DUF177 domain-containing protein yields the protein MKSVVSHPLRLADLPNRRPTAFRLVPEGAELAALAERLGVDAIRKVRLEGTLAPGPGRDWTLDAQLGATVVQPCRVTTEPVVTRIEERIARRYAADWQEPGEGETETPDEDVEPVPAVLDLGLVLEEEIALGVPDFPRAPEADALDLEARPAGAEPIEAERRRPFAGLADLRRRMDGEEE from the coding sequence ATGAAATCCGTCGTCTCCCATCCGCTCCGCCTCGCCGACCTGCCGAACCGCCGCCCCACGGCGTTCCGCCTCGTGCCCGAGGGCGCCGAGCTCGCGGCGCTGGCCGAACGCCTCGGCGTGGACGCCATCCGGAAGGTGCGTCTCGAGGGCACGCTGGCGCCCGGGCCGGGCCGCGACTGGACGCTTGATGCGCAGCTCGGCGCCACGGTGGTGCAGCCCTGCCGCGTCACCACCGAGCCCGTGGTCACGCGCATCGAGGAGCGCATCGCGCGCCGCTACGCCGCGGACTGGCAGGAGCCGGGCGAGGGCGAGACCGAGACCCCCGACGAGGACGTGGAGCCGGTGCCGGCTGTGCTCGACCTGGGCCTCGTGCTGGAGGAGGAGATCGCCCTCGGCGTGCCCGACTTCCCGCGCGCCCCCGAGGCCGACGCCCTCGACCTGGAGGCGCGCCCGGCCGGGGCGGAGCCGATCGAGGCGGAGCGCCGCAGGCCCTTCGCGGGTCTCGCCGACCTGCGCCGCCGCATGGACGGCGAGGAGGAGTAG